A genomic window from Micromonospora violae includes:
- a CDS encoding sensor histidine kinase, translated as MRSPPWLDSGTLGRDLLLAGASLAGGLVLFALGWQPQVRPNAQLPSALFLPPLVAVCVAVGLRRVAPRASLAVGTGALVVDTALGSSLGTVLVYTQVLYDACVYGPPRLWRWLLRITVALSVVGVVVGVLSYGQWRGAALGVLVVLAGLLPVLTGVSVRQYRDQAAAERARAEQTARLVELDRRQAVSAERARMARELHDVVANHLSAVAIHATAVLSVPGLDRGQVDSALRVIRESSVQGLAEMRQMIEVLRDPGTSGGPGAAPVTPEVVTARLAEADALVERVRAAGLAVRVRTDGTPGALPVGVDLAAYRIVQESLTNALKHGTGEAELTIAYRPAEVVLTVENPVRRGAGGLPGAGAGLIGMRERATLLAGRFTAGPRDGRWQVRAALPTGEGG; from the coding sequence ATGCGTTCGCCACCGTGGCTCGACTCCGGCACTCTCGGTCGGGACCTCCTGCTGGCCGGCGCGTCGCTCGCCGGTGGTCTGGTCCTGTTCGCCCTGGGTTGGCAGCCGCAGGTCCGTCCGAACGCGCAGCTGCCGTCGGCGCTGTTCCTGCCGCCGCTGGTGGCGGTGTGTGTCGCGGTCGGCCTACGGCGGGTCGCGCCGCGCGCCAGCCTGGCCGTGGGGACCGGCGCGCTGGTCGTCGACACGGCGCTGGGCAGCTCGTTGGGCACGGTCCTGGTCTACACGCAGGTGCTCTACGACGCCTGCGTGTACGGCCCGCCCCGGCTGTGGCGGTGGTTGCTGCGGATCACCGTGGCGTTGAGCGTGGTCGGGGTCGTCGTCGGCGTGCTGTCGTACGGCCAGTGGCGTGGCGCGGCGCTCGGGGTGCTGGTGGTGCTCGCCGGGCTGCTGCCGGTCCTTACCGGTGTCAGTGTGCGGCAGTACCGTGACCAGGCCGCCGCCGAGCGGGCGCGGGCCGAGCAGACCGCCCGGCTGGTGGAGTTGGACCGTCGGCAGGCGGTCAGCGCCGAGCGGGCCCGGATGGCCCGGGAGCTGCACGACGTGGTCGCCAACCACCTCAGCGCGGTGGCCATCCACGCCACCGCCGTGCTCTCGGTGCCCGGGTTGGATCGCGGTCAGGTGGACTCGGCGTTGCGGGTGATCCGGGAGAGCAGCGTGCAGGGGCTGGCGGAGATGCGTCAGATGATCGAGGTGCTGCGTGACCCCGGGACCAGCGGCGGGCCGGGTGCCGCCCCGGTGACACCGGAGGTGGTCACCGCCCGGCTGGCCGAGGCGGACGCACTGGTCGAGCGGGTCCGGGCGGCCGGCCTCGCGGTGCGGGTCCGCACCGATGGCACGCCCGGTGCGCTGCCGGTGGGGGTGGATCTCGCCGCGTACCGGATCGTGCAGGAGTCGCTGACGAACGCGCTCAAGCACGGTACGGGTGAGGCCGAACTGACGATCGCGTACCGGCCGGCCGAGGTGGTGCTGACGGTGGAGAATCCGGTTCGCCGGGGCGCGGGCGGGCTGCCGGGCGCCGGGGCCGGGCTGATCGGCATGCGGGAGCGCGCCACGCTGCTGGCCGGACGGTTCACCGCCGGACCGCGCGACGGCCGTTGGCAGGTGCGGGCCGCCCTGCCCACCGGGGAGGGCGGGTGA
- a CDS encoding copper resistance CopC family protein gives MPVVFGVALGVSVLLPATPAAAHNELTGSNPRDGARVATAPARVELRFLAKPSPATTKITITGPDNVVAGGTPAFDGSRVRVPFTPAAAGLYIVGYQLASSDGHPVKGEVRFTLTTGTAADPSATVSPADSPSAAASPSAAASPSAAASPSAAVPPSVGPASPSAGGATASTVPAASEQSDSGGRWWLWALGGLVLLAALGTGLAFRRRRGSRDSA, from the coding sequence GTGCCAGTGGTGTTCGGCGTGGCGCTCGGTGTGTCGGTTTTGCTGCCGGCGACACCGGCCGCCGCCCACAACGAGTTGACCGGCAGCAACCCGCGCGACGGCGCGCGCGTGGCCACGGCACCCGCCCGGGTCGAGCTGCGGTTCCTCGCCAAGCCGTCACCGGCTACGACGAAGATCACAATAACCGGACCGGACAATGTGGTCGCCGGCGGGACACCCGCCTTCGACGGCAGCCGGGTGCGGGTGCCGTTCACGCCGGCCGCCGCGGGGCTCTACATCGTCGGCTACCAGCTCGCGTCCTCCGACGGACATCCGGTGAAGGGCGAGGTGCGGTTCACCCTCACCACCGGCACCGCCGCCGACCCGTCCGCCACCGTCAGCCCGGCCGATTCACCCTCGGCAGCCGCATCACCCTCGGCCGCCGCATCACCCTCGGCCGCCGCATCACCCTCGGCTGCCGTCCCGCCCTCCGTCGGCCCGGCGTCGCCCTCCGCCGGCGGCGCGACGGCGTCCACAGTGCCGGCCGCGTCGGAGCAGTCCGACTCCGGCGGTCGCTGGTGGCTCTGGGCGCTCGGCGGCCTGGTGCTGCTCGCCGCGCTCGGAACCGGCCTCGCGTTCCGCCGCCGCCGCGGCAGCCGCGACAGCGCCTAG
- the gltX gene encoding glutamate--tRNA ligase has protein sequence MTVRVRFAPSPTGMFHVGGARSALQNWIYAKQQGGVFVLRIEDTDAARNKPEWTEGILSALDWIGISRGSYEGPYFQSANAGEHRAAAARLYDSGRAYYCDCTREDVQARTGSQHQGYDGYHRDRGLGPGPGHALRFRTPDEGSTVVVDLIRGEPTFENKLIEDFVIARGDGSPVFLLANVVDDMTMGITHVIRAEEHLPNTPKQQLLWEALGVKPPVWAHVPVVVNEKRQKLSKRRDKVALEAYRDEGYLAGAMRNYLMLLGWAPSGDREIVPWSVIENEFRLDEVNLSSAFFDEKKLRAFNGEYIRALPVAEFIDACQPWLTGTETIAPPPWQPEEFDADAFAAVAPLAQTRIAVLSEIVPNVDFLFLASPLIDEAAWAKTMKDGSAELLDDAVAAFEALESWDAESLKSTLEAVGAERGLKLGKTQAPVRVAVTGRTVGLPLFESLEVLGRERTLTRIRAARLRLV, from the coding sequence GTGACAGTACGTGTGCGCTTCGCCCCTTCCCCGACCGGTATGTTCCACGTCGGCGGTGCCCGCTCGGCGCTGCAGAACTGGATCTACGCCAAGCAGCAGGGCGGCGTGTTCGTGCTGCGCATCGAGGACACCGACGCGGCGCGCAACAAGCCCGAGTGGACCGAGGGCATCCTCTCCGCGCTGGACTGGATCGGGATCTCCCGGGGCAGCTACGAGGGCCCCTACTTCCAGTCGGCGAACGCCGGCGAGCACCGGGCCGCCGCCGCCCGCCTGTACGACTCGGGCCGCGCCTACTACTGCGACTGCACCCGGGAGGACGTGCAGGCCCGCACCGGCTCGCAGCACCAGGGCTACGACGGCTACCACCGCGACCGTGGCCTCGGCCCGGGCCCGGGGCACGCTCTGCGCTTCCGTACGCCGGACGAGGGCTCGACAGTGGTGGTCGACCTGATCCGCGGTGAGCCCACCTTCGAGAACAAGCTCATCGAGGACTTCGTCATCGCCCGCGGTGACGGCTCGCCGGTCTTCCTGCTGGCCAACGTCGTCGACGACATGACCATGGGGATCACCCACGTGATCCGGGCCGAGGAGCACCTGCCCAACACCCCCAAGCAGCAGCTGCTCTGGGAGGCCCTCGGCGTCAAGCCGCCGGTCTGGGCGCACGTGCCGGTGGTGGTCAACGAGAAGCGGCAGAAGCTCTCCAAGCGCCGGGACAAGGTCGCCCTGGAGGCGTACCGCGACGAGGGTTACCTCGCCGGCGCGATGCGCAACTACCTCATGCTGCTCGGCTGGGCCCCCTCCGGCGACCGGGAGATCGTTCCCTGGTCGGTCATCGAGAACGAGTTCCGGCTGGACGAGGTCAATCTGTCCTCGGCCTTCTTCGACGAGAAGAAGCTGCGCGCGTTCAACGGTGAGTACATTCGCGCGCTGCCGGTGGCCGAGTTCATCGACGCCTGCCAGCCGTGGCTGACCGGCACCGAGACCATCGCGCCGCCGCCGTGGCAGCCGGAGGAGTTCGATGCCGACGCGTTCGCCGCCGTCGCGCCGCTGGCTCAGACACGGATCGCGGTGCTCAGCGAGATCGTGCCGAACGTCGACTTCCTCTTCCTGGCCTCGCCGCTGATCGACGAGGCCGCCTGGGCCAAGACGATGAAGGACGGCTCCGCCGAGCTGCTGGACGACGCCGTCGCGGCGTTCGAGGCGCTGGAGTCCTGGGATGCCGAGTCGTTGAAGTCGACGCTGGAGGCGGTCGGCGCGGAGCGCGGCCTCAAGCTCGGCAAGACACAGGCACCGGTACGCGTCGCGGTCACCGGCCGCACCGTGGGCCTGCCGCTGTTCGAGTCGCTGGAGGTGCTCGGTCGCGAGCGCACCCTGACCCGCATCCGCGCCGCCCGCCTACGCCTGGTCTAA
- a CDS encoding response regulator, translating into MTGPPGDPGAATVRVVLADDQPAVRAGLALILNGSPGVEVVGEAGDGDAAVRLCRELRPDVAVLDVRMPHRDGISATRAIVADGLADVLVLTTFDLDEYVFGALRAGAAGFLLKDTDAEGLVGAVRTVARGDGFIAPTVTRRLITAFAATAPGASADTRAALGTLTPRERDVLACLGFGLSNQQIADRLVLAESTAKTHVSRILAKLDLRSRVQAAILAQELGLPPPPQP; encoded by the coding sequence GTGACCGGGCCGCCGGGCGACCCGGGAGCGGCGACGGTACGGGTGGTGCTCGCCGACGATCAGCCGGCGGTACGGGCCGGACTGGCCCTGATCCTGAACGGCTCACCGGGCGTCGAGGTGGTCGGCGAGGCGGGCGACGGCGACGCCGCGGTGCGGCTGTGCCGGGAGCTGCGCCCGGACGTGGCGGTGCTGGATGTGCGGATGCCGCACCGGGACGGGATCTCCGCGACCCGGGCGATCGTCGCCGACGGGCTCGCCGACGTGCTGGTGCTCACCACCTTCGACCTGGACGAGTACGTCTTCGGGGCGTTGCGGGCCGGGGCGGCCGGGTTCCTGCTCAAGGACACCGACGCCGAGGGCCTGGTCGGCGCGGTGCGGACGGTGGCGCGGGGCGACGGCTTCATCGCGCCCACGGTGACCCGCCGGCTGATCACCGCGTTCGCGGCGACGGCGCCCGGCGCCTCGGCGGACACCCGGGCCGCGTTGGGCACCCTCACTCCGCGCGAGCGTGACGTGCTGGCCTGCCTCGGGTTCGGCCTGTCCAACCAGCAGATCGCCGATCGGCTGGTGCTGGCGGAGAGCACCGCCAAGACCCATGTGAGCCGGATCCTCGCGAAACTGGACCTGCGCAGCCGGGTGCAGGCCGCGATCCTGGCCCAGGAGTTGGGCCTGCCGCCTCCCCCGCAGCCGTGA